One window of the Torulaspora delbrueckii CBS 1146 chromosome 6, complete genome genome contains the following:
- the SNT1 gene encoding Snt1p (similar to Saccharomyces cerevisiae SNT1 (YCR033W); ancestral locus Anc_1.141) has product MSHPPPAKKRYYYSGGGPMRHGTGSFGKKVYPGTPTLPLNNPVEPARTSRYDPSSSGRPTSGRSRYNPESEEPDGKSRYSGSRYNNSRQTRPRSMEMDASYHYSNGQANVVTSNSASGYYSRSNKWRSHSGSKSDYDNYNSLRAPFWKTQRSKFTAASPVLAPVSRPNRYNNSIPTTVQSKESSEESESLSESGKNSNPNSLGSSLINSVTQTTRSVERQHAVDHKRIHLEKPVSVRTPEEEQPKMAVDEEPVDEKIDLKKSDGLWDTFENEDRDETTKEEITQEKPIFHAEKSEVYDDYEFIYDPKLSKNNIQELSRYEPIVNYSIPIKPIDKCIFPLTRAETRLWELKNQPREEIIRDQRYLLKNPIRSVKSYPFIKQNILIHRQAVRPLLCRHLSTLKRFEYGKKLTLKKQFLELQSTWESKCHQMDEMSKEMRKEELEIKRKEELEKQERERHERENSELQARFSGSSRRRNRADFVDDTEIENVLLQIDPDYKHHQQAAEIPPMVLDPVNRYTMKFKNVNNLVTDKNAWASRILKDGIDTFTQDEHKLFVEGYLTYPKKFGKISQFMGALRSPEDCVMHYYKTKSSVDYKKLLNDRNKKRQKGAIAKRRKKKERSGETENGVPSYSESENVGEMDEDSVKATTIGEEHSEEKPPKQMQQVEIKVPEKDNVVNEKQSGTATTEAVAQSIQEDDMVVDEQLHKPLPEKMEIETVIAQKRPHEALEAASDAEKTIVEENGLSAQTAQPECIVDQMHSESATVDGTNVEIHQGGAMHDEHMHKKRQKSNGDHKSSYWSVKEANLFPELLKQFGSQWSLISDKLGTKSTTMVRNYYQRNAAQLGWKSVVEEADFKRNATSSGSVQQSQILIQAEQNSIPITNGIPPQQRPALGFFSNQVASEKRLPYDVSTPPQPFIPDLNKDSFSQASTPNNILPPPRLPSIQLPGTTGTETLKPEPLANRSSIPSGSPMDNLLSRNEKPVGVSSSTINILNNHDRKEPFSPTYPPTQPPHFSHLQQSQQLSAVRPKIGNLMVQELQTSSSSSPSDRRSSSISLLLNPESQNPIQPAAANATPATPGNAPVIYPSVPQPSRENFNFAMDPLGALAAIASESLLPTKGAQATNNHDNKS; this is encoded by the coding sequence ATGTCGCATCCGCCTCCAGCGAAAAAACGGTACTATTACTCGGGCGGAGGCCCGATGAGACATGGTACTGGATCgtttggtaagaaagttTATCCTGGTACACCAACATTACCGTTAAACAACCCAGTGGAACCAGCTAGAACAAGTAGGTATGATCCCAGCTCGTCCGGTAGACCCACGTCTGGCAGAAGCAGGTATAATCCGGAGTCTGAGGAACCTGACGGGAAGTCTCGTTATTCGGGGAGCAGGTACAACAACAGTCGGCAAACGAGACCTAGATCGATGGAAATGGATGCTTCGTATCATTATTCCAATGGACAGGCAAATGTCGTGACTTCCAACAGTGCTTCTGGCTATTATTCGCGAAGCAATAAGTGGAGATCACATAGTGGGTCGAAATCGGATTATGACAATTACAATAGCTTGAGAGCCCCTTTTTGGAAGACACAGAGGAGTAAATTTACAGCAGCATCGCCGGTTTTGGCACCAGTTAGTCGGCCTAATCGATACAATAATTCTATACCAACAACCGTACAGAGTAAAGAGAGCAGCGAAGAGTCGGAAAGTCTCTCTGAGTCAGGTAAAAATTCCAACCCAAACTCCCTGGGTTCCAGTCTAATAAATTCCGTGACGCAAACAACTCGGAGTGTGGAACGACAACACGCTGTAGATCATAAGAGAATTCATTTAGAGAAGCCAGTATCTGTGCGAACCCccgaagaagaacaaccGAAAATGGCCGTGGATGAAGAACCAGTAGACGAGAAGATTGACCTAAAAAAATCCGATGGTTTATGGGatacttttgaaaatgaagacAGGGACGAAACGACCAAGGAGGAGATTACACAAGAGAAACCCATTTTTCATGCGGAAAAATCAGAGGTTTATGATGATTACGAATTTATTTACGATCCcaaattatcaaagaacaatatACAAGAATTATCAAGATATGAACCAATTGTCAATTACAGTATACCGATAAAACCAATAGACAAATGTATTTTTCCACTTACAAGAGCGGAGACAAGACTATGGGAATTAAAGAATCAAcctagagaagaaattataagagatcaaagatattTGCTTAAGAATCCAATAAGATCAGTAAAGTCCTACCCTTTCATAAAACAGAACATCCTGATTCATAGGCAGGCTGTACGACCGCTCCTTTGCCGCCATCTTTccactttgaaaagatttgaatATGGGAAGAAGTTAACGTTAAAGAAACAATTCCTAGAACTTCAATCAACCTGGGAGAGTAAATGTCATCAAATGGATGAAATGAGCAAAGAGATGAGGAAAGAGGAGTTGGAAATCAAGAggaaggaagaattggaaaaacAGGAGAGGGAGAGGCACGAAAGAGAAAATTCAGAACTTCAAGCAAGATTCTCTGGATCATCACGTAGGCGAAATAGAGCTGATTTCGTCGATGATACAGAAATCGAAAATgttcttttgcaaatcgaTCCTGATTATaaacatcatcaacaagCGGCCGAAATTCCTCCGATGGTTCTGGATCCAGTGAATAGGTACACGATGAAATTCAAGAATGTGAATAATTTAGTCACTGATAAGAACGCTTGGGCTTCAAGGATATTGAAGGACGGTATCGATACTTTTACTCAGGATGAGCATAAATTGTTTGTAGAGGGATATCTGACCTACCCTAAGAAGTTTGGTAAGATTTCACAATTCATGGGCGCTCTTAGATCACCAGAAGATTGCGTAATGCATTACTATAAAACAAAGAGCTCCGTTGACTACAAGAAACTGTTGAATGAtagaaacaagaagaggcaaAAGGGCGCAATAGCCAAACGTcggaagaagaaagagagaagtGGTGAAACCGAAAATGGAGTTCCTTCATACTCCGAGTCCGAGAACGTTGGTGAGATGGACGAAGATAGTGTAAAGGCTACGACTATAGGCGAAGAGCACtctgaagaaaaaccaCCAAAGCAGATGCAACAAGTTGAAATTAAAGTTCCTGAGAAGGATAATGTTGTCAATGAGAAGCAATCCGGTACGGCCACGACTGAAGCTGTAGCTCAGTCGATACAGGAAGACGATATGGTTGTCGACGAGCAGCTTCACAAGCCTTTGCCAGAGAAAATGGAAATAGAGACAGTAATTGCTCAAAAGCGACCACATGAAGCCCTGGAAGCGGCAAGTGATGCTGAGAAAACtattgttgaagagaacgGTCTCAGTGCTCAAACTGCTCAACCAGAATGCATTGTTGATCAAATGCATTCAGAGTCAGCGACCGTTGATGGAACAAACGTTGAAATTCATCAAGGCGGTGCGATGCACGATGAACACATGCACAAAAAGAGACAGAAGAGCAATGGTGATCATAAATCTAGTTATTGGAGTGTGAAGGAAGCAAACCTTTTCCCTGAGCTGCTCAAACAGTTTGGTTCGCAATGGTCTCTCATCTCAGACAAACTAGGCACAAAGTCAACAACGATGGTGAGGAATTACTACCAAAGAAACGCTGCTCAATTGGGGTGGAAATCAGTGGTGGAAGAAGcagatttcaaaagaaaCGCTACAAGCTCGGGATCAGTGCAGCAGTCTCAAATCCTCATTCAGGCTGAACAGAATTCGATTCCTATTACAAATGGCATACCACCTCAACAGAGACCTGCTTTGGGGTTTTTCTCAAATCAGGTTGCTTCTGAGAAGAGGTTACCGTACGATGTTTCTACGCCACCACAGCCATTTATTCCAGATCTGAATAAAGATTCATTCTCTCAGGCATCTACGCCAAACAATATTCTTCCTCCTCCTAGATTACCTTCGATTCAATTACCTGGCACTACCGGTACCGAAACATTAAAACCAGAACCACTTGCTAATCGCTCATCAATTCCGTCTGGATCTCCCATGGACAACTTGCTATCCAGAAACGAAAAGCCTGTCGGCGTCAGCTCATCCACCATCAATATTCTAAACAATCACGACAGAAAGGAACCTTTCTCGCCAACTTATCCTCCAACACAACCTCCACATTTTAGCCATTTGCAACAGAGTCAACAATTAAGCGCAGTGCGTCCCAAAATAGGTAATTTGATGGTTCAAGAACTGCAAacttcgtcttcatcatcaccaagCGACCGCAGGTCCAGTTCAATTTCCCTACTTCTAAATCCAGAGAGCCAAAATCCAATACAACCTGCTGCCGCAAATGCCACCCCTGCTACACCTGGCAATGCACCAGTCATATATCCATCAGTACCTCAACCATCTCGAGAGAACTTCAACTTCGCCATGGATCCACTGGGTGCACTTGCGGCAATCGCATCAGAATCACTACTACCGACCAAGGGAGCACAAGCTACCAACAACCATGACAACAAGAGCTAA
- the NNF2 gene encoding Nnf2p (similar to Saccharomyces cerevisiae NNF2 (YGR089W); ancestral locus Anc_3.425) encodes MKRQSHHRSDNNQPIAFARKHRFKDTLALFIVFLSFNHFASLCLLISFVIATRCRNFLANSFITLFLSKKPSPPMTEVSHVDHESSTEYLMNPTDRKSTASYTRKNRLNLSIPLLLGEMIFATILKFYGEDYFMNPIENLALSILASSMINDPSDCLSYATSCSVLYAATLHIYRKSGVIRHLHEVLSQLGSIYSLSIPLLKSATPLDGEKLAQNLLSTGKLLPWIDRYGRHLLYYISFHIVVYQFGQSTLNPHHYDDKVKISKKAYLPKNEANRGAGQRISSGSTSKPSFEATISQNPPASLADRGINGTQDATTNSSPGLYSAANLTANYHKKNVERQTPTPYFTEVVSQFESFEPSLTFTSENNFQAGTTNVTLPSPTTSRGTESDEAAKTYTNQFYEIKVDFKKNRETRNLNLDVTVTSNLENFIRHLFKRKNQHLIPPLWSIVVTLKTTNFEKKYLNGTREVSLTPTNSGTGSDNEVADNCITPTNSNNSFNDEVTESVFNKLQSSGTMAVIAQTASDDYAQLHLVSTKDNIFNKNDNDFKVCIVEIASNSITFQIENLHEGELIVLVNGVIWSEVSCALILEHEGEELVVVGGLVPACSYDIQFINRLNQLEDYLIADLMVRTVGGQEASERFENIDFSFPSYYHRKFLSPLLTLKHSVLTTNTNLAEGRVKLKKSKKEISKKLNALRQEIDHYKSKISQNASNDEKSASKVESLKTAVQQSEKTLAKLEQHLKQTSDKEALLEEEYLKQKDAHLRKQMEYSKLEDLLKTELNTAKSKSQKLQQDLNQLNAKKEKLSAKQERLQKEVDQTTEAFELFKSQFVAKREKDRAKRFENRAREANEFEMNINGLEQDISRLEGENGNIQKITQRI; translated from the coding sequence ATGAAGCGCCAGTCTCATCATCGATCCGATAATAACCAACCTATTGCATTTGCGAGGAAGCATAGATTCAAGGATACCTTGGCACTATTTATCGTGTTTTTAAGTTTCAATCATTTTGCATCGTTATGCTTGTTGATCTCTTTTGTTATAGCAACGAGGTGCAGAAacttcttggcaaattccTTTATTACATTATTTTTGTCCAAAAAGCCATCCCCTCCCATGACTGAAGTATCTCACGTTGATCATGAATCAAGTACGGAATATCTAATGAATCCAACCGATAGGAAATCAACTGCATCTTACACTCGGAAAAATAGGCTCAATCTGTCAATACCCTTATTATTAGGCGAGATGATATTTGCAACGATATTGAAGTTTTACGGCGAGGATTACTTCATGAACCCTATCGAGAATTTGGCGCTTTCCATTTTAGCATCGTCTATGATCAATGACCCTAGCGATTGTTTGAGTTACGCGACTTCATGTTCAGTATTATATGCTGCGACATTGCACATTTACCGAAAAAGTGGTGTCATTCGACATTTACATGAGGTTCTAAGTCAGCTGGGTTCAATTTACTCTTTATCAATTCCATTACTCAAGTCTGCAACGCCGCTTGATGGCGAGAAGCTGGCTCAGAACCTCCTTTCAACTGGAAAGTTACTGCCATGGATAGACAGGTATGGACGTCATTTATTATATTACATCTCATTCCATATCGTGGTCTATCAATTCGGTCAGAGCACGTTGAACCCTCACCATTACGACGATAAAGTAAAAATCTCTAAAAAGGCATACTTGCCCAAAAATGAAGCTAATCGAGGAGCAGGGCAGAGAATTAGTTCTGGAAGCACATCCAAACCCTCCTTCGAAGCTACAATATCACAGAATCCACCAGCAAGTCTCGCCGACAGGGGTATTAACGGCACTCAAGATGCGACTACCAACTCCAGTCCGGGCCTTTACAGCGCGGCAAATCTAACCGCTAATTATCATAAGAAAAACGTCGAAAGGCAGACACCCACGCCATATTTCACCGAGGTCGTAAGTCAATTTGAGTCTTTTGAACCCTCCTTGACATTTACGAGTGAGAATAACTTTCAAGCAGGAACCACCAATGTCACACTACCTTCGCCTACCACATCTCGAGGAACAGAGAGCGATGAGGCTGCGAAGACCTATACAAATCAATTTTATGAGATCAAAGtggatttcaagaaaaatcgAGAGACTCGTAACTTAAACCTTGACGTTACAGTCACTAGTAATCTAGAGAATTTCATCCGTCACCTTTTCAAGAGGAAAAACCAGCATTTGATACCGCCTTTGTGGTCAATCGTCGTAACCTTGAAGACTACCAATTTCGAGAAAAAATATTTGAATGGAACGAGAGAAGTTTCGTTGACCCCAACAAACTCAGGGACAGGTTCTGATAATGAGGTCGCGGATAATTGCATCACACCCACTAATTCAAATAATAgtttcaatgatgaagtcACTGAGAGCGTTTTCAATAAATTGCAATCGTCTGGGACAATGGCTGTGATTGCACAGACAGCTTCTGATGATTACGCTCAATTGCACTTAGTATCAACTAAGGAtaatattttcaataaaaatGACAACgatttcaaagtttgcaTCGTGGAGATTGCGAGTAACTCTATAACGTTCCAAATTGAGAATTTGCATGAAGGTGAACTTATCGTTCTTGTCAACGGTGTCATTTGGTCTGAAGTTTCATGCGCTCTTATTCTGGAACATGAAGGCGAAGAGTTGGTCGTTGTTGGTGGCCTAGTTCCAGCCTGCTCTTATGATATTCAGTTTATCAACAGACTGAACCAGCTGGAGGACTATTTGATTGCCGACCTGATGGTCAGGACTGTAGGGGGTCAAGAGGCGTCTGAGAGATTCGAGAATATTGATTTTAGTTTCCCTTCCTATTATCATAGAAAGTTTTTGTCTCCATTATTAACTTTGAAACACTCAGTCTTGACCACTAATACCAACTTGGCCGAGGGTCGTgtgaagttgaagaagagcaagaaggAAATTAGCAAAAAGTTAAATGCCTTGAGACAGGAAATAGATCATTATAAGAGCAAGATCTCGCAAAACGCATCGAATGACGAAAAGAGCGCATCGAAAGTGGAAAGCCTGAAGACTGCCGTACAGCAAAGTGAAAAAACGTTGGCCAAGTTGGAACAACATTTGAAGCAGACTAGTGACAAGGAAGCCTtactggaagaagaatatttgAAACAAAAAGATGCCCATCTGAGAAAGCAAATGGAATATAGCAAGCTAGAGGATTTACTCAAGACAGAATTGAATACTGCAAAGAGTAAGAGTCAAAAGTTGCAGCAAGACCTGAACCAGTTAAAcgccaagaaggaaaagcTTAGTGCAAAACAGGAAAGACTCCAAAAGGAGGTTGATCAAACCACAGAGGCATTCgaacttttcaagagtCAATTTGTGGCTAAAAGAGAGAAGGATAGGGCTAAGAGGTTTGAGAATAGAGCACGAGAAGCTAACGAGTTTGAGATGAACATCAATGGACTGGAACAAGATATAAGCCGCCTTGAAGGTGAGAATGGCAATATCCAAAAGATTACGCAGCGAATTTGA
- the UTP22 gene encoding rRNA-processing protein UTP22 (similar to Saccharomyces cerevisiae UTP22 (YGR090W); ancestral locus Anc_3.426), whose amino-acid sequence MSTLKRRVSELSEIEPETLSKRKFNDSREENDKIEEQHSESEGSDDENNYDDGKPHSGPTAANTAAQDIQIVRETAELFKSNIFKLQIDELLQQVKLKDSHILKVEKFLHMLHDMINEVPEWEEKSLAEADAFFKGKIVTIPFVDPKPDFAHTNYKVDYKTPDISLIGSFALKAGIHQPSGSTIDVLLTMPAKLFEKKDFLNFRCLHKRSVYLAYLTHYLTILIKKKNLDDFLQLEYSYLNGDRLLPILKLYCKPSHSEATKSEYNFYKTKFSINLIIGFPYKIFDPKKLLPNRNCIRVAQEGKDVPLPATPLYNFAVLSSTTYEAFLKFLYKTKKQTESFKEAAKLGRLWLQQRGFSSDVAHSGGLGGFGTFEFMVLMSALLNGGGINGNKILLHGFSSYQLFKGIIKILATTDFCSTGHLEFHSDTSSPSKYFEEGFQTPTLYDKTTKVNILSKMSISSYEMLKMYAQETLLMLNNVVQDQFSNVFLTNINKINNIKYDFIYDIHLPATGKGDPESLLNSRFGPMEKIKFITLENFFVNKIANVVKFALGDRVKYFEVELIGRKNTFPITKRKVYSNFSSHLNLESVKIKILNNPSESEKLVTKGPIHSEEPSPEAVAFKTFWGSKSSLRRFKDGSISHCCVWTTSFSEPIISAILDYSLKKHISEQLSIENGTTRYFQDLLPLPNLPGCSKTSVLSLTSYYSIKKSFDDLYRLIFETELPLSVKSILPVGTAFRYTSLCQPVPFAYSDPDFFQEVILEFETSPKWPDEITSLEKSKAALLLKIQAELDSKYGDKYKTFFTRDESIPNNLEITLLNILTPEGYGFKIRVLTERDEILYLRAISNARDELKPELERTFLKFTAKYLASIRHTRTIENISHFYQFYSPVVRLFKKWLDAHLLLGHLNDELVELLAMKPFANYAPYAIPGSVENGFLKILQFISGWNWKDEPLILDLTRPDDFTSTDGESELDAKTMKKLSEGLSLSQYKGIQSNFRSLRNGDPNGLHLQFFVASKNDPSGILYSSGIPLPIATRLTALAKVALNLIKTHGVNKQTIDLLFTPALKDYDFVVTLKTPVPLKSSSGIIKQSEFKNLANGQLLSGFPADISQMMDKMDPTFHLVKYLNLKYRNTIIFSSHRYIGVSGGDRGDKNVVTGLIKPLFKKDQKFRVNMDCNVEPVDDQIVKLNKDAIFHEIAAFARDLVVKFESE is encoded by the coding sequence ATGTcaactttgaagagaagagtGTCTGAGTTGAGTGAAATAGAACCTGAAACTTTATCGAAGAGGAAATTCAATGATTCAAGGGAAGAGAATGACAAGATAGAGGAACAACATAGTGAATCTGAGGGCAGTGACGACGAGAATAATTACGATGATGGCAAACCTCACAGTGGCCCAACTGCTGCGAATACTGCCGCACAAGATATTCAAATTGTCAGAGAGACAGctgaacttttcaagtcgaacattttcaaattgcaGATCGATGAACTGCTACAGCAAGTCAAGCTAAAGGATTCTCATATTCTAAAAGTGGAAAAGTTTCTGCATATGTTACACGATATGATCAACGAAGTGCCTGAatgggaagaaaaaagTCTTGCTGAGGCCGATgcttttttcaaaggtaaGATTGTTACTATCCCATTTGTGGATCCAAAACCAGATTTTGCTCATACCAACTATAAAGTGGATTACAAGACCCCAGACATCTCATTAATAGGCTCATTCGCGTTGAAAGCAGGAATCCATCAGCCATCTGGATCGACAATCGACGTTTTATTAACGATGCCAGCTAAGTTGTTCGAAAAGAAGGACTTCTTAAATTTTAGATGTTTGCACAAGAGAAGTGTTTATCTAGCTTACTTGACTCACTATTTGACAAttctcatcaagaagaaaaacttGGACGATTTCCTGCAACTAGAATACTCATACCTGAACGGGGATAGGCTTTTACCAATTTTAAAGCTTTATTGTAAACCATCTCACAGTGAGGCGACAAAATCTGAATACAATTTCTACAAGACCAAATTTTCGATCAACTTGATTATTGGTTTTCCGTATAAGAtctttgatccaaagaaactaTTACCAAATAGAAACTGTATTCGAGTAGCACAAGAGGGGAAAGATGTACCGTTGCCAGCCACGCCACTGTACAATTTTGCAGTCTTATCCTCCACAACTTATGAagcatttttgaaattcttgtaCAAGACCAAGAAGCAAACAGAATCTTTCAAGGAAGCAGCTAAACTAGGCCGGCTATGGTTGCAACAGCGAGGTTTTTCATCTGATGTAGCCCATTCAGGAGGGCTTGGAGGTTTTGGGACTTTCGAATTCATGGTCCTAATGTCAGCATTATTGAACGGTGGTGGTATCAACGGTAACAAGATTTTGTTACATGGTTTCTCTTCCTATCAATTATTCAAAGGTATCATCAAGATTCTAGCCACAACAGATTTTTGCTCTACTGGTCATCTAGAATTTCATTCCGATACATCCTCACCTTCTAAATATTTCGAAGAAGGATTCCAGACACCAACCCTCTATGACAAAACTACGAAAGTAAACATTTTAAGCAAGATGTCTATTTCTTCCTATGAAATGTTGAAGATGTATGCTCAAGAAACTTTGTTGATGCTCAATAATGTTGTACAGGACCAATTTTCCAACGTCTTCTTAACAAATATCAATAAGATCAACAATATCAAGTACGACTTCATTTATGATATTCATCTACCGGCGACTGGGAAGGGTGATCCAGAGTCCTTACTAAACTCAAGGTTTGGTCCTATGGAAAAAATAAAATTCATCACTTTGGAAAACTTTTTTGTGAATAAGATTGCCAACGTCGTCAAATTCGCCCTTGGTGATAGAGTCAAATACTTTGAAGTTGAGCTTATCGGTCGGAAGAATACTTTTCCAATCACCAAAAGAAAAGTTTATTCCAACTTCAGTAGTCACTTGAATTTGGAATCGGTGAAGATCAAGATACTCAACAACCCTTCCGAGAGCGAAAAGTTGGTAACAAAAGGACCGATACATTCTGAAGAGCCCAGTCCAGAAGCTGTCGCTTTCAAAACATTCTGGGGATCGAAGTCATCGTTACGTCGTTTCAAGGATGGATCGATATCGCATTGTTGTGTATGGACCACATCATTCTCCGAACCCATCATTTCAGCAATTTTGGATTATTCTCTCAAGAAACATATATCAGAACAACTAAGCATCGAGAACGGTACGACACGTTATTTCCAGGATCTATTGCCTCTACCAAATCTACCAGGATGCTCCAAGACATCAGTGTTGAGCTTGACAAGTTACTACAGCATAAAGAAATCATTCGATGATCTGTATCGTCTAATCTTCGAGACTGAACTACCACTATCCGTAAAATCGATATTACCTGTCGGCACGGCCTTCAGGTACACATCACTATGCCAACCGGTGCCTTTTGCATATTCAGATCCAGATTTTTTCCAGGAGGTCATATTGGAGTTTGAGACATCACCAAAATGGCCAGATGAGATCACgtcacttgaaaaatcgaAAGCTGCATTATTGCTTAAGATTCAGGCTGAGCTGGACTCCAAATACGGTGACAAATATAAGACCTTTTTCACAAGAGATGAATCAATTCCTAATAATTTGGAAATTACTCTTTTGAACATCTTAACACCAGAAGGATACGGTTTCAAAATCAGAGTCCTAACTGAGCGTGATGAGATTCTTTATCTGAGAGCCATATCGAACGCCAGAGATGAGTTGAAGCCGGAGCTAGAAAGAACCTTCCTAAAATTCACAGCCAAGTACTTGGCATCCATTAGACACACCCGAACAATTGAAAACATATCGCATTTTTACCAATTTTACTCCCCAGTTGTCAGActgttcaagaaatggCTTGACGCTCACCTTCTTCTAGGGCACTTGAACGACGAATTAGTGGAGTTGCTGGCCATGAAGCCTTTCGCTAATTATGCCCCATACGCCATTCCTGGCTCTGTCGAGAATGGTTTCCTAAAGATCCTACAGTTTATTAGCGGATGGAACTGGAAAGATGAGCCATTAATTTTGGACCTAACTAGGCCAGACGACTTTACCTCAACAGACGGAGAATCTGAGCTAGATGCCAAGACTATGAAAAAACTTTCAGAGGGTCTCTCGTTGTCCCAATATAAAGGAATTCAGTCGAACTTCAGGAGTTTACGTAACGGAGATCCTAATGGTCTGcatttgcaattcttcgTGGCATCCAAGAATGACCCGAGTGGAATCTTGTACTCTAGTGGTATTCCTTTGCCAATTGCAACGAGATTGACTGCTCTAGCCAAGGTTGCCCTGAACCTGATAAAGACGCATGGCGTGAACAAGCAGACGATTGATCTTCTCTTCACTCCAGCATTGAAGGACTATGACTTCGTCGTCACGCTAAAAACTCCAGtacctttgaaatcttcatctggTATCATCAAACAATCAGAATTTAAAAATCTAGCCAACGGCCAACTATTGTCCGGCTTCCCTGCTGATATATCTCAAATGATGGACAAAATGGACCCTACCTTCCATTTGGTAAAGTATCTCAATCTGAAATACAGAAATACCATTATCTTCTCCAGTCACAGGTATATCGGTGTCAGCGGTGGCGACAGAGGTGACAAGAATGTCGTTACTGGTTTAATTAAGCCcttgttcaagaaagatcaaaaattcagaGTCAATATGGACTGTAATGTCGAGCCAGTCGATGATCAAATCGTCAAATTGAATAAAGATGCCATTTTCCATGAAATTGCAGCGTTCGCCAGAGATTTGGTGGTAAAATTCGAGAGCGAATAA